One Anthonomus grandis grandis chromosome 14, icAntGran1.3, whole genome shotgun sequence DNA window includes the following coding sequences:
- the LOC126744423 gene encoding zinc transporter 1 yields MGKWTGKKCRLLCMLSLTTFFFFVEIVVGYITNSMALVADSFHMLSDVAALVVAFVSVRMSPKKWSKNTFGWARAEVLGALVNAVFLVALCFSITVEACKRFIEKETIHDPKLLAIVGGIGLLVNLVGLFLFHEHGAGHGHSHGGGLSHSRNRLTQLALTDDNENDETFTPPPPLPPPKGGHGHSHSAGQMNMRGVFLHVLSDALGSVIVIVSALIYLYAESDLQWVPWLAWIKDYKFYIDPALSLFLVLLILISVWPLLRDSALILLQTVPTHIQVDAIQQRLLQNVDGVLAVHEFHVWQLAGDRIIASAHIRCRNLSEYMKIAEKVKEFFHNEGIHSTTIQPEFIDYTDLPTSSNVGDPETSCTTEDCVLDCPKTSRESDNCVKNTCCGPSKGRDTPTPNNTPYLCRQRNSANSVSQGVSEMEKGNLLEKTCESVLQTDCDYNSLRGSQYSLRG; encoded by the exons ATGGGAAAATGGACGGGGAAAAAGTGCCGGCTGTTGTGCATGTTGTCGCTGACCACGTTCTTCTTCTTCGTCGAGATCGTCGTAGGATACATAACGAATTCCATGGCTCTGGTAGCTGACAGTTTTCACATGTTAAGTGACGTAGCCGCTTTGGTGGTTGCCTTCGTGTCAGTCCGA ATGTCACCGAAAAAATGGTCGAAAAACACATTCGGATGGGCGAGAGCTGAGGTTCTAGGAGCCCTAGTAAACGCGGTCTTTTTAGTGGCCCTCTGCTTTTCCATTACAGTGGAAGCATGCAAGAGATTCATTGAAAAGGAAACCATCCACGACCCGAAACTGTTGGCTATCGTCGGTGGGATCGGTCTGCTGGTCAATCTGGTTGGACTGTTCCTGTTCCACG AACATGGTGCTGGTCATGGACACTCGCACGGCGGCGGTTTGTCGCACTCCCGTAATCGACTCACTCAGTTGGCCCTGACTGACGATAACGAGAACGACGAAACGTTTACGCCGCCCCCGCCTCTGCCGCCCCCGAAGGGCGGACACGGACATTCTCACTCTGCCGGACAAATGAACATGAGGGGGGTGTTTTTGCACGTGCTGAGTGACGCCCTGGGTTCGGTCATCGTTATTGTATCTGCCCTG ATCTACTTGTATGCAGAAAGCGACCTTCAATGGGTACCGTGGCTCGCCTGGATCAAGGATTACAAGTTCTACATCGATCCGGCCCTCTCCCTCTTTTTGGTCCTATTGATCCTCATATCGGTGTGGCCACTACTGAGGGACTCCGCGTTGATTTTACTGCAAACGGTACCCACCCATATTCAGGTAGATGCCATTCAGCAGAGACTGTTGCAAAACGTGGACGGAGTGTTGGCGGTTCACGAGTTCCACGTGTGGCAACTGGCCGGCGATAGAATTATCGCTTCTGCACATATCAG GTGTCGAAACTTGTCAGAGTACATGAAAATAGCGGAAAAAGTGAAAGAATTCTTCCACAACGAGGGCATACATTCCACCACGATCCAACCGGAATTCATCGACTATACTGACCTGCCCACCTCGTCGAA TGTAGGGGATCCGGAAACAAGTTGTACGACCGAAGACTGCGTCCTGGATTGTCCGAAAACCTCCAGGGAATCGGACAATTGCGTGAAAAATACTTGCTGCGGACCTTCGAAG gGGCGAGACACCCCAACCCCCAACAACACGCCCTACCTGTGCCGACAAAGAAACTCCGCGAACAGCGTCTCCCAAGGAGTGAGCGAGATGGAGAAGGGAAATCTCTTAGAAAAAACGTGCGAAAGTGTATTGCAAACCGATTGCGACTATAACAGTTTAAGGGGTTCCCAGTATTCTCTAAGGGGATAA